The following coding sequences lie in one Xanthomonas hortorum pv. pelargonii genomic window:
- a CDS encoding DEAD/DEAH box helicase, whose translation MTQESPAPLLFADLGLSDAVMKAVANVGYETPSPIQAATIPALLAGRDVLGQAQTGTGKTAAFALPVLSNADLNQLKPQALVLAPTRELAIQVAEAFQKYAEAIPGFRVLPVYGGQPYAQQLSALKRGVHVVVGTPGRVIDHLDRGTLDLSQLKTLVLDEADEMLRMGFIDDVEAVLKKLPEKRQVALFSATMPPAIRRIAQTYLKDPAEVTIAAKTTTSANIRQRYWWVSGLHKLDALTRILEVEPFDGMIIFARTKAGTEELAQKLQARGLAAAAINGDMQQAAREKTIAQLKDGKLDILVATDVAARGLDVERVSHVLNYDIPYDTESYVHRIGRTGRAGRTGDAILFVTPREKGMLRSIERATRQPIEEMQLPSVDAVNDTRVARFMTRITETLAGGQIEMYRDLLQRYESENNVPAIDIAAAMAKLLQGDSPFLLTPPVRGAREEFAPQRNERADRGDRNDRGDRGERPRFEPKFERGPRADGERAARPPRAERPAFAGDGAGAVRPRRDPVAPRGEPEVGMESYRIEVGHTHGVKPANIVGAIANEAGLESRYIGRIDIQDDYSILDLPADMPRELLTHLKKVWVSGQQLNMRKLEEGEAAASPSKPRFPRSGKPAGRPNGPNRPMDRAGAPHRKGPPKPRGE comes from the coding sequence ATGACCCAAGAATCTCCCGCGCCGCTGCTGTTTGCAGACCTCGGCCTCTCAGACGCTGTGATGAAGGCCGTCGCCAACGTTGGCTACGAGACCCCTTCGCCGATCCAGGCTGCCACCATTCCCGCGCTGCTTGCTGGCCGCGACGTCCTCGGCCAGGCGCAGACCGGCACCGGCAAGACCGCTGCGTTCGCGCTGCCGGTGCTGTCCAACGCCGATCTGAACCAGCTCAAGCCGCAGGCGCTGGTGCTGGCCCCGACCCGCGAGCTGGCCATCCAGGTCGCCGAGGCATTCCAGAAATATGCCGAAGCCATTCCCGGCTTCCGCGTGCTGCCGGTCTACGGCGGCCAGCCCTACGCCCAGCAGCTGAGCGCGCTCAAGCGCGGCGTGCATGTGGTGGTGGGCACTCCCGGCCGCGTGATCGATCACCTGGATCGCGGCACCCTGGATCTGTCCCAGCTCAAGACGCTGGTGCTGGACGAAGCCGACGAAATGCTGCGCATGGGCTTCATCGACGACGTCGAAGCGGTGCTGAAGAAGTTGCCGGAAAAGCGCCAGGTGGCGCTGTTCTCCGCGACCATGCCGCCGGCGATCCGCCGGATCGCGCAGACCTATCTGAAGGACCCGGCCGAAGTCACCATCGCGGCCAAGACCACCACCTCGGCCAACATCCGCCAGCGCTATTGGTGGGTGAGCGGTTTGCACAAGCTGGATGCGCTGACCCGCATTCTCGAGGTCGAGCCGTTCGACGGCATGATCATCTTCGCGCGCACCAAGGCCGGTACCGAAGAACTGGCGCAGAAGCTGCAGGCGCGCGGTCTGGCCGCTGCCGCCATCAACGGCGACATGCAGCAGGCTGCACGTGAGAAGACCATTGCCCAGCTCAAGGACGGCAAGCTGGACATCCTGGTTGCCACCGACGTGGCCGCACGCGGCCTGGACGTTGAGCGCGTCAGCCACGTGCTGAACTACGACATTCCGTACGACACCGAAAGCTATGTGCACCGCATCGGCCGTACCGGCCGTGCCGGCCGCACCGGCGATGCGATCCTGTTCGTCACTCCGCGTGAGAAGGGCATGCTGCGTTCGATCGAGCGTGCGACCCGTCAGCCGATCGAAGAAATGCAGCTGCCCAGCGTGGATGCGGTCAACGACACTCGCGTGGCGCGTTTCATGACCCGCATCACCGAGACCTTGGCCGGCGGCCAGATCGAGATGTATCGCGATCTGCTGCAGCGCTACGAGAGCGAGAACAACGTGCCGGCGATCGATATCGCTGCGGCGATGGCCAAGTTGCTGCAAGGCGATTCGCCGTTCCTGCTGACCCCGCCGGTGCGTGGCGCACGCGAGGAATTCGCACCGCAGCGTAACGAGCGTGCCGATCGCGGCGATCGTAATGACCGCGGTGATCGTGGCGAGCGCCCACGCTTCGAGCCGAAGTTCGAGCGCGGCCCGCGTGCCGATGGCGAGCGCGCTGCGCGTCCGCCGCGTGCCGAGCGCCCTGCGTTTGCCGGTGACGGCGCTGGCGCCGTGCGTCCGCGTCGCGACCCGGTCGCACCGCGTGGCGAGCCGGAGGTCGGCATGGAGAGCTACCGCATCGAAGTGGGCCACACCCACGGCGTGAAGCCGGCCAACATCGTCGGCGCGATCGCCAACGAAGCGGGTCTGGAAAGCCGCTACATCGGCCGTATCGACATCCAGGACGATTATTCGATTCTGGATCTGCCGGCCGACATGCCGCGCGAATTGCTGACGCACCTGAAGAAGGTCTGGGTGTCTGGCCAGCAGCTCAACATGCGCAAGCTGGAAGAGGGCGAGGCTGCGGCGTCGCCGTCCAAGCCGCGCTTCCCGCGTAGCGGCAAGCCGGCCGGTCGCCCGAATGGGCCGAACCGTCCGATGGACCGTGCCGGCGCGCCGCATCGCAAGGGTCCGCCCAAGCCGCGCGGCGAGTAA
- a CDS encoding RNA polymerase sigma factor, with product MSLETDLHTRFNALLQHHRGIVLKVAASYCWNPDDRAELVQDITVQLWRAFSGYDPNRRFSTWMYRIALNVAISDLRGRSRATYEPVPLEAVADSIADPLARDPAHEQQIAALYGFIAQLPRLERALMLLYLDDHSYREIGEVLGISETNVATKLSRLKARIRAEL from the coding sequence ATGTCCCTGGAAACAGACCTTCACACCCGCTTCAACGCCTTGCTGCAGCATCACCGCGGCATCGTCCTGAAGGTCGCGGCCAGCTATTGCTGGAACCCGGACGACCGCGCCGAGCTGGTGCAAGACATCACCGTGCAGTTATGGCGCGCGTTTTCAGGCTACGACCCAAACCGGCGTTTTTCCACCTGGATGTATCGCATCGCATTGAACGTGGCGATCAGCGATCTGCGCGGCCGCAGCCGGGCTACGTACGAGCCGGTGCCGCTGGAGGCGGTGGCCGACAGCATCGCCGATCCACTGGCACGCGACCCGGCGCACGAGCAGCAGATCGCCGCGCTCTACGGCTTCATCGCGCAACTGCCGCGGCTGGAGCGCGCATTGATGCTGCTGTATCTGGACGACCACAGCTACCGCGAGATCGGCGAGGTGCTCGGCATCAGCGAAACCAACGTCGCCACGAAACTCAGCCGTCTGAAAGCGCGCATCCGCGCAGAACTCTGA
- a CDS encoding RNA-binding S4 domain-containing protein yields the protein MQFLEFDLDGEYIELNQLLKLAGIADSGGQGKAIVASGAVSVDGVQELRKTAKIRPGQLVQLDDVEIRVLALDPDAEPAE from the coding sequence ATGCAATTCCTGGAATTCGACCTGGACGGCGAGTACATCGAACTCAACCAACTGCTCAAGCTAGCCGGCATTGCCGACAGCGGTGGCCAGGGCAAGGCGATCGTCGCCAGCGGTGCGGTCAGCGTCGATGGCGTGCAGGAGCTGCGCAAGACCGCCAAGATCCGCCCCGGCCAGCTGGTGCAATTGGACGATGTGGAAATCCGCGTGCTGGCGTTGGACCCCGATGCGGAGCCGGCA